In Halanaeroarchaeum sp. HSR-CO, one DNA window encodes the following:
- the dinB gene encoding DNA polymerase IV codes for MPRGETLPGAPTEEERIVLHVDMDCFYASCERLREPTLRGEPVVVGMGYEAGEQTGAVATASYEARDHGVESAMGISSALDRLPRREENPNDPETAWYRPVDMDFYEAVSEQVREILTELADTLRVVSIDEAYLDVTERTAWEVAEGFGRHVKQRIAREVGVPASVGVAPNMSTAKIASDHDKPDGLVVVSPDEVADFLAPLPVGDIHGIGPVTADELTSMGIETAGDLAAADPAELRAKFGERGEEFHRRALGDDPRQVEPRGKPKSLSRESAFDGAVEDFDLVVERATGLAGAVAQRAKRRGALYRTIGVKVVTPPYDVNTRAKTLPGPVDEPDLVESVAHDLLEEFDGERIRKVGVRVANLSFSDRDQADLDSWDGGGEEEATATGGRDTEPKETDRYTNDQARLFEYDPDRTDED; via the coding sequence ATGCCGCGCGGGGAGACCCTTCCAGGCGCCCCGACGGAGGAAGAGCGCATCGTCCTCCACGTCGACATGGACTGCTTCTACGCGTCCTGCGAGCGGTTGCGCGAGCCAACCCTCCGGGGCGAACCGGTCGTCGTCGGCATGGGCTACGAGGCGGGCGAACAGACCGGTGCGGTCGCCACCGCGAGTTACGAGGCCCGCGACCACGGCGTCGAGAGCGCGATGGGCATCTCGAGTGCCCTCGACAGACTCCCCCGCCGCGAAGAGAATCCGAACGACCCCGAGACGGCCTGGTACCGCCCCGTCGATATGGATTTCTACGAGGCGGTGAGCGAACAGGTCCGCGAGATACTGACCGAACTGGCGGACACGCTGCGGGTCGTGAGCATCGACGAGGCGTATCTGGACGTGACCGAGCGGACCGCCTGGGAGGTCGCCGAGGGCTTCGGCCGGCACGTCAAACAGCGCATCGCTCGCGAGGTCGGGGTGCCGGCGAGCGTCGGTGTCGCCCCCAACATGAGCACGGCCAAGATCGCGAGCGATCACGACAAACCCGACGGCCTCGTGGTCGTTTCCCCGGACGAGGTCGCGGACTTCCTCGCACCGCTCCCGGTGGGAGACATCCACGGCATCGGGCCGGTGACTGCAGACGAACTGACCTCAATGGGCATCGAGACGGCCGGCGACCTGGCAGCCGCCGATCCCGCCGAACTACGGGCGAAATTCGGCGAGCGGGGCGAGGAGTTTCACCGTCGGGCCCTGGGCGACGACCCCCGTCAGGTAGAGCCACGCGGGAAGCCGAAGAGCCTCTCGCGGGAATCGGCCTTCGACGGCGCAGTCGAGGACTTCGACCTGGTAGTCGAACGGGCGACCGGCCTGGCAGGGGCCGTTGCCCAGCGAGCGAAGCGCCGCGGGGCCCTCTACCGCACCATCGGTGTAAAAGTAGTGACACCGCCGTACGATGTCAACACCCGAGCGAAAACGCTTCCGGGACCGGTCGACGAACCCGACCTGGTCGAATCGGTCGCTCACGACCTCCTCGAGGAGTTCGACGGCGAACGTATCAGGAAGGTCGGGGTTCGCGTCGCCAATCTCAGCTTCTCGGACCGGGACCAGGCGGACCTCGATAGCTGGGACGGCGGTGGGGAAGAGGAAGCCACTGCGACGGGCGGACGGGACACTGAACCGAAAGAGACCGACCGATACACGAACGACCAGGCGAGACTCTTCGAGTACGACCCGGACCGGACGGACGAGGATTGA
- a CDS encoding polyprenol monophosphomannose synthase, with the protein MTTGISVVIPTYNERRNISGIVAHSLDALEEFESEIIVVDDDSHDLTWQVARTVYDDHDHVQIVRRTEESGLATAVSRGFEEASYDYYAVIDADFQHPPEVLSDIARALEEGADIAIGSRYVADGAIDNWTSYRKFVSQSASSIAKISIPWIRDISDPLSGFFGVDSDVIDAVELDPIGYKILLEILAKGEYRTVAEIPYTFHDRERGESNLGFEEYLNFVYHLLSLHSERLIADVREYTGNHGANQRTSSVHGKNR; encoded by the coding sequence ATGACTACTGGCATCTCGGTCGTGATACCGACGTATAACGAACGCCGGAACATCTCCGGTATCGTGGCGCATTCGTTGGATGCGCTCGAAGAGTTCGAGTCCGAGATTATCGTCGTCGACGATGACTCTCACGATCTGACATGGCAAGTTGCCAGGACCGTCTACGACGATCACGATCACGTGCAAATCGTTCGTCGGACTGAGGAATCTGGACTTGCGACGGCAGTATCACGGGGATTCGAGGAGGCTTCATACGACTACTACGCGGTAATCGATGCTGATTTTCAGCATCCACCCGAGGTTCTCTCCGATATTGCTCGCGCCTTGGAAGAGGGCGCTGACATCGCAATTGGGAGTCGGTATGTTGCAGATGGTGCCATCGATAACTGGACGTCATATCGGAAATTCGTTAGTCAGTCCGCATCGTCCATCGCCAAGATCAGCATTCCTTGGATTCGTGATATTTCCGATCCGCTTTCCGGGTTTTTTGGTGTGGACAGTGACGTCATTGACGCGGTCGAGCTCGACCCCATCGGTTACAAAATCCTTCTCGAAATCCTCGCCAAGGGTGAGTATCGAACAGTTGCGGAGATCCCATACACCTTTCACGATCGGGAGCGGGGAGAGAGTAACCTCGGCTTCGAGGAGTATCTCAATTTTGTCTATCATTTGCTTTCGCTGCATTCGGAGCGATTGATAGCAGACGTGCGAGAGTACACGGGCAATCATGGTGCAAATCAGCGAACGTCGAGTGTGCATGGAAAAAACCGATGA
- a CDS encoding GTP cyclohydrolase III, translating into MSNTQVTLIQIDNYGPWTVTPTPRREVDLQTMQSRLFADLSQSFGMQDGYVFFTRFDNMIAITNGMDEEDHARIQESIRNRYPVTISLGIGHGPAPANALVDATARLQEEGSAQDENRTEILRGQTLDEDERTDEDVQIAHYDVVNATGKYTDELDAFSTFIEIEQGYASLMRHLHDAHGSLAFFVGGDNVIAITSGMGHDDFEETIDFVNDDADVELQVGVGRGTTAHDAGMAAKHGLEICREKGTRIEGQFS; encoded by the coding sequence GTGTCGAACACACAGGTCACCCTCATCCAGATCGACAACTACGGCCCGTGGACCGTCACGCCGACCCCTCGCCGCGAGGTGGACCTCCAGACGATGCAGTCACGGCTCTTCGCGGATCTCTCCCAGTCGTTCGGGATGCAGGACGGCTACGTCTTCTTCACGCGGTTCGACAACATGATCGCCATCACGAACGGGATGGACGAGGAAGACCACGCGCGCATCCAGGAGTCCATCCGGAACCGGTATCCGGTGACCATCAGTCTGGGCATCGGTCACGGGCCAGCTCCCGCGAACGCGCTCGTGGATGCGACCGCCCGACTGCAGGAAGAGGGCAGCGCTCAGGACGAGAACCGGACGGAGATCCTCCGGGGCCAGACACTCGACGAGGACGAACGCACGGACGAAGACGTCCAGATCGCCCACTACGACGTCGTCAACGCGACCGGCAAGTACACCGACGAACTCGACGCCTTCTCGACGTTCATCGAGATCGAGCAGGGATACGCCTCGCTCATGCGCCACCTCCACGACGCACACGGCTCGCTCGCCTTCTTCGTCGGCGGCGACAACGTCATCGCCATCACCTCGGGAATGGGCCACGACGACTTCGAGGAAACAATCGACTTCGTCAACGATGACGCGGACGTCGAACTCCAGGTCGGTGTCGGGAGGGGGACGACCGCCCACGATGCGGGTATGGCTGCCAAACACGGCCTCGAAATCTGCCGGGAGAAGGGCACGCGAATCGAGGGCCAGTTCTCCTGA
- a CDS encoding glycosyltransferase family 4 protein — protein MTTRIAICTHFSIEHFRGGEKWAVNLANDLVKDDSIAVSVRSLPYAPNGDRKVVAEDVLDEAVPYVEAWRHDLAGVDAAYVMYHPGASVVNFHGADHYIAGIHSWLYVSPQLFEQHYGVIPTVTKLAYRAFGRYDLDRYDAVHSVTPVTEHIFSPSIFIPNFVDTTLFEPDRASLFDRFTAFVPAAHIDEKGWDISRAVAARASPDISFITTGTTDSPDIETTGFLSERELADLYSRSHVVLHPARVDTDSMVINEAIASGTPVVTTPLPTHVRENDAIVHASSVDEIVSVISGLASEFSTTRGAYDARSELARTIAADRSKEKILPKLQKLLTTVADSAEDLHPDVTERTDHRSALASTPPGHAEEKL, from the coding sequence ATGACCACGAGAATCGCGATCTGTACTCACTTCTCGATCGAACATTTTCGAGGGGGTGAGAAATGGGCTGTCAACCTGGCGAACGATCTTGTGAAAGACGACTCGATCGCTGTTTCCGTGCGGTCGCTCCCGTATGCTCCGAATGGTGATCGAAAGGTCGTTGCGGAGGACGTCCTCGACGAAGCAGTACCATATGTCGAAGCGTGGCGACACGACCTCGCTGGTGTTGATGCTGCGTACGTGATGTACCACCCTGGAGCGAGCGTCGTGAATTTCCATGGCGCAGATCATTATATCGCCGGCATCCACTCCTGGCTCTACGTTTCCCCACAATTGTTCGAACAACACTATGGCGTCATTCCGACGGTGACGAAACTCGCCTATCGGGCGTTTGGAAGATACGATTTGGATCGCTATGACGCGGTCCACTCGGTCACTCCCGTCACAGAACATATCTTCAGTCCCAGTATATTCATTCCAAATTTCGTCGACACAACACTGTTCGAACCAGATCGGGCGTCCTTATTCGATCGATTTACCGCGTTCGTCCCTGCCGCACATATCGACGAAAAAGGGTGGGACATTTCTAGAGCGGTCGCCGCACGAGCATCGCCCGATATTTCGTTCATCACCACCGGGACGACGGATTCGCCCGATATCGAGACGACCGGATTTCTCTCGGAACGTGAGTTGGCCGACCTGTATTCCAGGTCACATGTAGTCCTTCATCCAGCGCGTGTGGATACCGATAGCATGGTGATCAACGAAGCGATTGCCTCCGGTACCCCGGTCGTAACGACTCCATTACCCACACACGTTCGAGAAAACGACGCGATCGTGCACGCCAGCTCCGTCGACGAGATAGTCTCCGTTATCTCGGGACTAGCGTCCGAATTTTCGACAACCCGTGGGGCATACGATGCCCGGAGCGAGTTGGCACGCACCATCGCAGCAGATCGTAGCAAGGAAAAGATCCTCCCGAAATTACAGAAACTCCTCACGACAGTCGCAGACAGCGCGGAAGACCTGCATCCGGATGTCACTGAACGAACAGATCATCGATCAGCTCTCGCGAGCACACCACCAGGTCACGCCGAGGAGAAACTGTGA
- the tpiA gene encoding triose-phosphate isomerase yields the protein MFVLVNLKAYPADPVAVAEAAAAVAESSGVDIAVAPQAADVARVVDTGAETWAQHVSPVDYGSHTGSTLAESVAANGAVGTLINHSERRLKLADIDAALEAADRADLETVVCANNPEQIAAAAALGPDAVAVEPPELIGTGTPVSQADPDIVEDAVAAAEAVDPSIDVYCGAGISTGEDLVAAQDLGADGVLLASGVAKADDPKAALEDLVSQR from the coding sequence ATGTTCGTTCTCGTCAATCTCAAGGCGTATCCCGCGGACCCCGTGGCCGTCGCGGAAGCAGCCGCGGCCGTCGCGGAGTCGTCCGGGGTAGACATCGCGGTCGCACCGCAGGCGGCCGACGTCGCTCGCGTCGTCGACACCGGCGCGGAGACCTGGGCCCAGCACGTCAGTCCCGTCGACTACGGGAGCCACACCGGGAGTACACTCGCCGAATCCGTGGCCGCGAACGGTGCCGTGGGCACCCTGATCAATCATTCGGAGCGGCGCCTGAAACTCGCCGACATCGACGCCGCCCTCGAGGCCGCCGACCGGGCCGACCTGGAGACGGTCGTCTGCGCGAACAACCCCGAGCAGATCGCCGCAGCGGCCGCCCTCGGCCCCGACGCGGTCGCCGTCGAACCACCCGAACTCATCGGGACGGGGACGCCGGTCAGCCAGGCCGACCCCGACATCGTCGAGGACGCCGTCGCGGCAGCCGAAGCCGTCGACCCGTCCATCGACGTCTACTGTGGCGCGGGTATCAGCACCGGGGAGGACCTCGTCGCGGCCCAGGACCTGGGCGCAGATGGCGTCCTCCTCGCCAGTGGCGTCGCGAAAGCGGACGATCCGAAAGCTGCTCTCGAAGACCTCGTCAGCCAGCGCTGA
- a CDS encoding SHOCT domain-containing protein produces MAANDLDATTIVLLILGVIVLLPLLMMTIGVGGMMGYGGMTGQFGTATGWVPFAGFLVMLLFFFLVIGGGVLLLQRASGGTREHDTAMEELRTAYARGDLSEEEFDRRKQKLEREE; encoded by the coding sequence ATGGCCGCGAACGACCTCGACGCGACGACGATCGTCCTCCTGATCCTGGGCGTGATCGTCCTCCTGCCGCTGCTCATGATGACGATCGGGGTCGGTGGGATGATGGGGTACGGCGGAATGACGGGGCAGTTCGGGACGGCAACCGGGTGGGTTCCATTCGCCGGCTTCCTCGTGATGTTGTTGTTCTTCTTCCTCGTCATCGGAGGGGGCGTTCTGCTCCTCCAGCGCGCCAGCGGAGGCACGCGCGAGCACGACACCGCGATGGAGGAGTTACGGACCGCGTACGCCCGGGGAGACCTGAGTGAAGAGGAGTTCGATCGCCGGAAGCAGAAACTCGAACGCGAGGAGTGA
- a CDS encoding rhodanese-like domain-containing protein — protein MVETITAERLADMIDANERFTLIDTRDAESFEAWHVQNARNVPYDPEEGIDAAQLEEIAAVTDGEPIVTICGKGRTSVPFSFELEEHGYDVSIVDGGMEAWSKVYEVVPIEVDNEDLVVRQVQRRAKGCLGYVIGSRVTNEAVVVDPTRQTDEFKLAAQGAGLTIEWVLDTHVHADHISGGAALADDLDVPYTLGESARERDVTHDYVPLSDGQLVDRHGMDIEAFSAPGHTSEMMVYLVDGELLLTGDTLFVDSVGRTELQFGEGEAAHGADMLFDTLHETILELPADTTVLPGHRSVTNDGRYEQGSPGEAVTARLGDLHDALELLHLDRETFVKRLTEDIPEKPPNYESVIAINTGAESAGSESEATELELGPNNCAA, from the coding sequence ATGGTCGAGACCATCACCGCCGAACGGCTCGCGGACATGATCGACGCGAACGAACGCTTCACGCTCATCGACACCAGAGACGCGGAGAGCTTCGAGGCGTGGCACGTACAGAACGCCAGAAACGTCCCGTACGATCCGGAAGAGGGAATCGATGCAGCCCAGCTCGAGGAGATAGCCGCGGTGACCGATGGCGAACCGATCGTTACCATCTGTGGGAAGGGGCGTACCTCTGTACCCTTCAGTTTCGAACTCGAGGAGCATGGATACGACGTTTCGATCGTCGACGGCGGGATGGAGGCGTGGAGCAAGGTCTACGAAGTCGTTCCTATCGAGGTGGACAACGAGGACCTCGTCGTTCGACAGGTCCAGCGGCGAGCCAAGGGCTGTCTGGGATACGTCATCGGATCGAGGGTGACGAACGAAGCCGTGGTCGTCGACCCGACCAGGCAGACCGATGAGTTCAAACTCGCGGCCCAGGGCGCTGGACTGACCATCGAGTGGGTACTCGATACGCACGTCCACGCCGACCACATTTCCGGAGGAGCGGCGCTTGCCGACGACCTCGACGTTCCGTACACCCTCGGCGAGTCCGCCCGGGAACGAGACGTCACGCACGACTACGTACCGCTTTCGGACGGGCAGCTCGTCGACCGACACGGCATGGATATCGAGGCGTTCTCGGCTCCGGGACACACTTCGGAGATGATGGTCTATCTGGTCGACGGCGAACTGCTTCTGACGGGTGACACCCTGTTCGTCGATTCGGTCGGTCGCACCGAACTCCAGTTCGGCGAGGGCGAAGCCGCCCACGGGGCGGACATGCTATTCGACACGCTTCACGAGACCATCCTCGAACTGCCAGCCGATACGACAGTGCTCCCGGGACACCGCTCGGTCACGAACGACGGTCGATACGAGCAGGGGTCCCCGGGTGAGGCCGTCACTGCTCGCCTGGGCGACCTTCACGATGCCCTCGAGTTGCTCCACCTCGATCGGGAGACGTTCGTGAAACGCCTGACAGAGGACATCCCCGAGAAACCCCCGAACTACGAGTCGGTCATCGCGATCAATACCGGGGCCGAATCCGCCGGTAGCGAGAGTGAAGCGACCGAACTCGAACTCGGGCCGAACAACTGTGCCGCCTGA
- a CDS encoding GtrA family protein, with translation MSGFEPIALVRTVATPKNRRLLKYLLVGIIGVAINQSVLYVSTGIIGISYLIGGFLGQLVSLTSNYAINDAWTWQKFGATGFRAWMYRGVKYGGTRAVGVLIHLISLGALVELLQIHYLIANLIAIGLGVAWGFGASDKLVWQTGETSPLERRLRSVLTSTLESIDHGTRQVLLLSTVVFVLLSTYTILLYHSFWMTGGDFGSYVHAFETTRLGTDFLHTGRYRVGNLTSSYWGEHFSVTLLFVYPIYWLFPYQETLLVVKSLFLSLSIPVLWFIAREHTSSRLAKLVVLAYVFNPFLYSAWLFDFQEQIFLPALIMGAYYFYLKRYYALFLGAIVAVLLTNEFMVFLIGGSAIGLGIAAYRSENRSLRREWAIFAMLLLMVIGTHQLAGYVISQFNQFSGIPVRSIAEPFRPYIDSHRVGAGELIHVLLSNPAVAWDSLSHNLLMKAIFLVMFLVPVAFLSLWDDIAVMSLVPFIGFAWVFSSSSQYYMFGAHYPLYLLPFLFIGLVRVIGSLSLTDEAYRTLKRIFVTIIVVNAFVGIAAGIEHQAIPSQSEHAETVTEALETIPRDASLVTQNDIYPHVADRPNAVFIASEHIYLKYKSTHGVDQPEYILFDTETDSRPEQWSRPVQNAYAGELTEDYGLIRYQDGIWIFKKGYSGAPRGITDEYHPPREAYDTTELIRGSGVISGNTIESSHGNEQDVIWFGPYASLPPATYNVTFEVNTETEPGDAAARLEVVDDVDSEPLNYKRISQTDGWEQVTLTVSLANYSNSLEFRGIRLSNDSTISVRRVTVTPVPEESLRSTP, from the coding sequence GTGAGTGGATTCGAACCAATCGCCTTGGTTAGAACCGTGGCCACTCCCAAAAATCGACGGTTATTGAAATATTTGTTGGTTGGAATTATCGGTGTGGCAATCAATCAAAGCGTCCTCTATGTTTCGACGGGGATTATCGGGATTTCGTATCTCATCGGTGGGTTCCTCGGCCAACTCGTCAGTCTCACCTCGAATTATGCCATCAATGACGCGTGGACGTGGCAAAAATTCGGCGCTACTGGATTCAGAGCATGGATGTATCGCGGCGTGAAATATGGCGGCACTCGCGCCGTTGGAGTTCTGATACACCTCATCTCCCTCGGTGCCCTCGTCGAACTGTTGCAGATTCACTATTTGATTGCGAATCTCATCGCGATCGGCCTCGGCGTTGCATGGGGATTTGGTGCGAGTGACAAATTGGTGTGGCAGACCGGGGAAACTTCGCCCCTCGAGCGACGGCTACGCTCCGTTTTGACATCTACCCTCGAATCGATCGATCATGGAACTCGGCAGGTTCTCCTCCTCTCCACGGTGGTATTCGTGCTCCTATCGACGTATACGATTTTACTCTATCACAGCTTTTGGATGACCGGGGGCGATTTCGGTTCGTACGTCCACGCGTTCGAGACGACTCGCCTGGGAACCGACTTTTTACACACTGGCCGCTACCGGGTTGGAAATCTCACGAGTTCGTACTGGGGGGAACACTTCTCCGTCACGTTACTTTTCGTCTACCCGATATACTGGCTCTTCCCCTATCAGGAGACGTTATTGGTCGTCAAATCGCTATTCCTGTCGCTTAGCATCCCTGTTCTTTGGTTCATTGCCCGTGAACACACGTCTTCTCGGCTCGCAAAACTCGTCGTCCTCGCATACGTATTTAACCCGTTTTTGTATTCTGCGTGGTTGTTCGACTTCCAAGAACAGATCTTCCTCCCTGCTCTCATCATGGGCGCGTACTACTTCTATCTGAAACGATACTACGCTCTATTTCTCGGGGCGATTGTCGCTGTCTTACTCACGAACGAATTCATGGTCTTTCTTATTGGCGGATCCGCAATCGGGCTTGGAATTGCCGCCTACCGATCTGAAAACCGATCGTTACGTCGGGAATGGGCCATATTCGCCATGTTGTTACTGATGGTGATTGGAACCCACCAACTAGCCGGATACGTAATCTCTCAATTCAACCAGTTCAGTGGGATCCCGGTGCGATCAATTGCAGAGCCATTTCGCCCGTATATCGACTCCCATCGGGTCGGTGCCGGTGAACTTATCCACGTTCTACTGAGTAATCCGGCAGTCGCCTGGGACAGTCTTTCTCATAATTTGTTAATGAAAGCGATATTCCTCGTCATGTTTCTCGTACCCGTGGCGTTCCTCTCGCTGTGGGACGATATCGCCGTGATGAGTCTTGTCCCATTCATCGGCTTTGCCTGGGTGTTTTCTAGCTCCTCCCAATACTACATGTTCGGCGCCCACTACCCGCTGTATCTTCTCCCATTCCTCTTTATTGGCCTCGTCAGGGTCATCGGATCGTTATCACTGACGGACGAGGCGTACCGAACACTCAAGCGAATTTTCGTCACGATCATCGTGGTGAACGCGTTCGTTGGCATCGCCGCTGGAATCGAACACCAGGCGATCCCTTCGCAATCCGAGCATGCAGAGACAGTTACCGAAGCGCTGGAAACGATACCACGGGATGCCTCCCTCGTCACTCAGAATGACATCTACCCACACGTTGCCGATCGGCCAAATGCCGTTTTCATCGCATCTGAGCACATCTATCTGAAGTATAAATCGACTCACGGCGTCGACCAGCCAGAGTATATACTGTTCGATACTGAGACCGACTCTCGACCCGAGCAGTGGTCACGGCCGGTACAGAATGCATACGCTGGAGAACTGACGGAGGACTACGGTCTCATTCGATACCAGGACGGTATCTGGATCTTCAAGAAAGGATATTCCGGTGCTCCACGGGGAATTACCGACGAGTATCATCCCCCCCGCGAAGCGTATGATACGACGGAGCTCATTCGAGGGAGCGGTGTCATCTCCGGTAACACCATCGAAAGTAGTCACGGAAACGAACAGGACGTCATTTGGTTTGGACCGTATGCTTCACTCCCACCCGCTACCTACAATGTCACATTCGAAGTGAACACTGAGACAGAACCCGGCGACGCGGCTGCACGTTTGGAAGTCGTCGACGACGTCGATAGTGAGCCGCTCAATTATAAACGGATTTCTCAGACGGATGGATGGGAGCAAGTCACCCTCACGGTCAGTTTGGCGAACTACTCCAACTCTCTCGAATTTCGTGGCATACGTTTGTCTAACGATAGCACGATATCTGTTAGAAGGGTCACGGTGACGCCTGTACCGGAAGAGTCCCTGAGGAGCACACCGTAG
- the aglM gene encoding UDP-glucose 6-dehydrogenase AglM, whose protein sequence is MDVSIVGSGYVGSTIAACFADLGHDVINVDIDESIVGAINDGDAPIHEPGLDDLVAEHAGAGLRATTDYEAIRETDVTFLALPTPSRDDGSIDRSIVEAGAGSVADALSTKEDRHTVVVKSTVIPGTTEDLVGTALAAVEGNELGENVGIGMNPEFLREGSAVDDFLDPDKVVLGWETDWVGEAMHDVFAPLVETADPAVVDTGIREAEFIKYANNAFLASKVSLVNELGNVAKEFEVDSYEVADAIGLDHRISEHFLRSGVGWGGSCFPKDVDALRAAARDVDYEPGVLDAVVEVNDKQPRRLLGLLEEHVDVEGKQVAVLGLSFKPHTDDIRNSRAIPVIRGLEERGADVVAYDPVATDEMEERFPEVRYVDSAATALDGADGVLVVTDWPEFADLDEEFDAMATPVVIDGRRIIERRDGLVYEGLTW, encoded by the coding sequence ATGGACGTCAGTATCGTCGGGAGCGGCTACGTCGGATCGACCATCGCCGCCTGCTTCGCGGACCTGGGACACGACGTGATCAACGTCGATATCGACGAATCGATCGTCGGGGCCATCAACGACGGCGATGCTCCGATCCACGAACCAGGACTCGACGACCTGGTCGCCGAACACGCCGGGGCGGGCCTCCGGGCGACGACGGATTACGAGGCCATCCGGGAGACGGACGTCACCTTCCTCGCCCTTCCGACGCCCTCGCGGGACGACGGCAGCATCGACCGCTCTATCGTCGAGGCCGGTGCTGGGTCGGTGGCCGACGCACTCTCGACGAAAGAAGACCGGCACACGGTCGTCGTCAAGAGCACCGTGATCCCCGGGACGACCGAGGATCTGGTCGGTACGGCGCTTGCTGCGGTGGAGGGCAACGAACTCGGCGAGAACGTGGGGATCGGCATGAACCCCGAATTCCTCCGCGAGGGGAGTGCCGTCGACGACTTCCTCGACCCGGACAAGGTCGTCCTCGGATGGGAGACCGACTGGGTCGGCGAGGCGATGCACGACGTCTTCGCGCCACTCGTCGAGACGGCCGACCCCGCCGTCGTCGACACCGGCATCCGCGAGGCGGAGTTCATCAAGTACGCTAACAACGCCTTCCTCGCCTCGAAGGTCAGCCTCGTCAACGAACTCGGCAACGTGGCCAAGGAGTTCGAGGTGGATTCATACGAGGTGGCCGACGCCATCGGACTCGACCACCGCATCAGCGAGCACTTTCTCCGGAGCGGCGTTGGGTGGGGTGGATCGTGTTTCCCGAAAGACGTCGACGCCCTCCGCGCCGCCGCCCGCGACGTCGACTACGAGCCCGGGGTACTGGATGCGGTCGTCGAAGTGAACGACAAACAGCCCCGGCGACTGCTCGGCCTCCTGGAGGAACACGTCGACGTCGAGGGTAAACAGGTCGCCGTCCTCGGCCTCTCGTTCAAACCGCACACCGACGACATCCGGAATTCCCGAGCCATCCCCGTCATCCGCGGGCTCGAAGAGAGAGGGGCGGACGTCGTCGCCTACGATCCGGTCGCTACCGACGAGATGGAAGAGCGGTTCCCCGAGGTTCGCTACGTCGATTCCGCGGCCACCGCACTCGATGGCGCGGACGGGGTACTCGTCGTCACTGACTGGCCCGAGTTCGCGGACCTGGACGAGGAATTCGACGCGATGGCGACGCCGGTCGTCATCGACGGACGGCGGATAATCGAACGGCGCGACGGACTGGTTTACGAAGGGCTGACCTGGTAG
- a CDS encoding multiprotein bridging factor aMBF1: MVQCEMCGAETGSPKTVKVEGAELQVCDSCADFGTEVETQTSSSTSTKYSTSSSSGSSSSSSGGSSSGGSSGGRRRRDMFDEMDEVAADYDQRIRNAREAEGLTQEELADQLNEKASLVRKLEHGDILPSDDVQRKLEKHLGISLTESATGDDEEWESGGDGQGLTLGDMVKRKD, encoded by the coding sequence ATGGTCCAGTGTGAGATGTGTGGCGCGGAGACCGGGAGTCCCAAGACGGTCAAGGTCGAGGGGGCGGAACTCCAGGTCTGTGACTCCTGTGCCGACTTCGGCACGGAGGTCGAGACGCAGACCTCGAGCAGTACGTCCACCAAGTATTCGACGAGTTCGTCGTCGGGCAGTTCCTCGTCATCGAGTGGCGGCAGTAGCTCCGGCGGTTCCTCGGGTGGCCGACGCCGCCGTGACATGTTCGACGAGATGGACGAGGTCGCCGCGGATTACGACCAGCGAATCAGGAACGCCCGCGAGGCCGAAGGACTCACCCAGGAGGAACTGGCCGACCAGTTGAACGAGAAGGCGAGTCTCGTCCGCAAACTCGAACACGGGGACATCCTCCCCAGCGACGACGTCCAGCGCAAGCTCGAGAAGCACCTGGGTATCTCGCTCACCGAATCTGCAACCGGCGACGACGAGGAGTGGGAGTCCGGCGGCGACGGCCAGGGACTCACCCTCGGCGACATGGTCAAGCGCAAGGATTGA
- a CDS encoding DUF302 domain-containing protein, with protein sequence MGYTTRTTVDASFDDAIDATMAALEDEGFGVLCDIDIQATFQEKLGEEFQRYRILAACNPPLAHEGLNEEIELGALLPCNLIVYETDEGEVVVSAGDPEQLVGIADNDALDSIATEVKERYDRIIESLAAGPGAATET encoded by the coding sequence ATGGGATACACGACCCGAACGACGGTGGACGCCAGTTTCGACGACGCGATCGATGCGACGATGGCCGCACTCGAAGACGAGGGATTCGGCGTGCTCTGCGACATCGACATCCAGGCGACGTTCCAGGAGAAACTCGGTGAGGAGTTCCAGCGATACCGCATCCTCGCTGCCTGCAACCCGCCGCTCGCACACGAGGGACTCAACGAGGAGATAGAACTGGGGGCACTGTTGCCGTGTAATCTCATCGTCTACGAGACCGACGAGGGGGAGGTCGTGGTCAGCGCAGGGGATCCCGAGCAACTCGTCGGCATCGCCGACAACGACGCACTCGACAGCATCGCCACGGAGGTCAAAGAACGGTACGATCGGATCATCGAGTCGCTCGCGGCGGGCCCCGGAGCCGCGACGGAGACCTGA